The following proteins come from a genomic window of Solwaraspora sp. WMMA2065:
- a CDS encoding carbohydrate-binding protein, which yields MGRGSAVAALLVLGMIAPAQLVGGTSTAAAAPAAAATVDITVDASLVAADNVNGLTFKGFGVLSANSTSAVLMDYKAQHPETYARLLRVLFGGDRPVMSHVKIEMGNDRNNSTGPDPATMRRETEPANVARHPGFQLAADARKVNPDVKVSILRWNAPAWANTNDKIYTWYKNTILAAYREYGFMVDYVNPGVNEHTADLTWTKQYANQVRSDTTGYVSDDPALAGFRPGEAQLYHQIQVVISDEVGIGSFGGAMVGDAELRDAVAVAGYHYNTNDDGQQNFTRLAEQFDKEIWNSEAQATFSNSSFRQNNNTADPTVPGTGIGGTGSALEMANTIVKGFVMSRRTHFVYQPAIGSFFEGGQYSFKELVSARDPWSGWIHYDAGLAVLQHFTSFAQTGWENDSNTAGVWRAVPQASASTATGTNPVVGRNGQPNYLTMAAPDRSNFSTVIVNDSEYARTYEITPVGFDLGVDPKLAVWQTRATGGGEAFDANYKRHVADAVPGVTGGYQVSVEPYSIVTVTSLDVTADPEWATPLPVEGERTVLDADPEHGVLWADDFDYVGRTVPVIGPGGVVTSQTESFIDSRGGDTGAIPLYTWDRNGAFETVRTGDGNNVLRQQIDRATTGVGGAWNSADPVTGVGDLRWTNYQAGVDVRFDRGPASDNYAAIGARSTGGGSSHSLSGTPYALLLASDGTWQFRRTGRTISGGTVAGFDATAWHRLAIRVAGHQITGFVNGDQVFSWTDDLPYLSGRVDLASGFHHTRFDNLTIERVPGHLPYYRELLDNLEMNDLADPPAARLAYSGDWRHANGGSMYEYHRSSSTSRGPGASLAYTFTGSGIDVMGVNDGSARLDVRVDGELVATNLPTRSVTNFQQTVAVRGLPWGRHTVTFEVIAGTLVVDSVGVLGTPATEPASSDAVSQALAVASRIERTEDFTDRDWALLQSTIAMAGRAVADPAGYRLDGEGARQIVSRLQAASYPLANRVAALPQVWRATFLGQVPGDLPATLPAALTDGTTRDLAVTWDLDGLDVSQAWTTVAVRGSHGGATTTAWVEVVPPGLRYFADVNGTATGTLGYNSPAHAAVAELLGDDLRNGAPDQVLEGDATWGLGAYNAAGDRDIRYKGIVAGDYSKTTTTGVYTANQVGAILSYTFTLPAGRHTIVAGSHSWWPGNSRGYDVFLDYDGAAHQVGAQVTLDTATPSRVLSYDIDLAAAGPVTIRLRATNNQSPMLSWAAAVEGVYSVSYDVNGGIGTAPEARNGLLRTDAGLDAPGTGLRRPAFEFAGWNTAADGSGTTVTAATEVSALAQTAATLYAHWTPVVPTWEPSQVYTEGDLVYHAGRAYQAQWWTRNQVPGATQRGAWAELGAYQHCGSDFYPEWTSSWIYTGGETVEHDGQLWTAQWWTRDQQPAASGWGPWKRVGAC from the coding sequence ATGGGACGTGGATCGGCCGTCGCAGCCCTGCTCGTGCTCGGGATGATCGCGCCAGCTCAACTGGTCGGTGGTACGTCTACCGCTGCGGCTGCACCTGCGGCTGCGGCGACCGTCGACATCACCGTGGACGCGAGCCTCGTCGCGGCCGACAACGTCAACGGCCTGACCTTCAAGGGCTTCGGTGTGCTGAGCGCGAACAGCACCAGCGCCGTGCTGATGGACTACAAGGCCCAGCACCCCGAGACCTACGCGCGGCTGCTGCGGGTTCTCTTCGGGGGCGACCGACCCGTCATGAGCCACGTCAAGATCGAGATGGGCAACGACCGGAACAACTCGACCGGACCCGACCCGGCCACCATGCGCCGGGAGACCGAGCCGGCGAACGTGGCCCGGCACCCGGGCTTCCAACTGGCCGCCGACGCCAGGAAGGTCAACCCCGACGTCAAGGTCAGCATCCTGCGGTGGAACGCGCCGGCGTGGGCGAACACCAACGACAAGATCTACACCTGGTACAAGAACACCATCCTGGCGGCCTACCGCGAGTACGGCTTCATGGTCGACTACGTCAACCCCGGGGTGAACGAGCACACGGCCGATCTCACCTGGACCAAGCAGTACGCGAACCAGGTGCGCAGCGACACCACCGGCTACGTCAGCGACGATCCCGCACTGGCCGGCTTCCGTCCCGGCGAGGCGCAGCTCTACCACCAGATCCAGGTCGTCATCTCCGACGAGGTCGGCATCGGCAGCTTCGGCGGCGCGATGGTCGGCGACGCCGAGCTGCGCGACGCAGTCGCGGTGGCCGGCTACCACTACAACACGAACGACGACGGTCAGCAGAACTTCACCCGGCTTGCCGAGCAGTTCGACAAGGAAATCTGGAACAGCGAAGCGCAGGCCACCTTCAGCAACTCGTCCTTCCGACAGAACAACAACACGGCAGACCCGACCGTGCCGGGCACCGGCATCGGCGGCACGGGCAGCGCGCTGGAGATGGCCAACACCATCGTCAAGGGCTTCGTGATGTCGCGGCGGACGCACTTCGTCTACCAACCCGCCATCGGCTCGTTCTTCGAAGGCGGTCAGTACTCCTTCAAGGAGCTCGTGTCCGCCCGCGACCCGTGGTCAGGGTGGATTCACTACGACGCGGGACTCGCCGTGCTGCAGCACTTCACCAGCTTCGCGCAGACCGGTTGGGAGAACGACTCCAACACCGCCGGGGTCTGGCGGGCTGTCCCGCAGGCCAGCGCCTCCACCGCCACCGGCACCAACCCGGTCGTCGGGCGCAACGGTCAGCCCAACTACCTCACCATGGCCGCGCCGGACCGGTCAAACTTCTCGACCGTGATCGTCAACGACTCCGAGTACGCACGGACCTATGAGATCACGCCGGTCGGCTTCGATCTAGGGGTCGACCCGAAACTCGCCGTCTGGCAGACCCGGGCTACCGGCGGCGGCGAGGCGTTCGACGCCAACTACAAGCGCCACGTCGCCGATGCGGTACCCGGCGTCACCGGCGGCTACCAGGTCAGCGTCGAACCATACTCCATCGTCACCGTCACCTCGCTCGACGTCACCGCAGATCCGGAGTGGGCCACGCCGCTTCCGGTCGAGGGCGAGCGCACGGTGCTCGACGCCGACCCGGAGCACGGCGTGCTGTGGGCCGACGACTTCGACTACGTCGGCCGGACCGTGCCGGTGATCGGTCCGGGTGGCGTCGTCACGAGCCAGACCGAGAGCTTCATCGACTCCCGTGGCGGCGACACGGGCGCCATCCCGCTGTACACCTGGGACCGGAACGGTGCCTTCGAGACGGTGCGGACCGGCGACGGGAACAACGTGCTGCGCCAGCAGATCGACCGGGCGACGACCGGTGTCGGCGGTGCCTGGAACAGCGCCGATCCCGTCACCGGCGTCGGTGATCTGCGCTGGACCAACTACCAGGCGGGCGTCGACGTGCGGTTCGACCGGGGCCCGGCGTCGGACAACTACGCGGCCATCGGCGCGCGTTCGACCGGCGGCGGCAGCTCACACAGTCTGAGCGGCACACCCTATGCGTTGCTGCTGGCCTCCGACGGGACCTGGCAGTTCCGCCGTACCGGTAGGACGATCTCCGGCGGGACCGTCGCCGGATTCGACGCCACCGCCTGGCACCGGTTGGCGATCCGGGTCGCCGGTCACCAGATCACCGGCTTCGTCAACGGCGACCAGGTGTTCAGCTGGACCGACGACCTGCCGTACCTGTCCGGTCGCGTCGACCTCGCCAGCGGCTTCCACCACACCCGGTTCGACAACCTGACGATCGAGCGGGTGCCGGGCCACCTGCCGTACTACCGCGAACTCCTCGACAACCTGGAGATGAACGACCTGGCCGACCCGCCGGCCGCCCGGCTCGCCTACAGCGGAGACTGGCGGCACGCCAACGGCGGCAGCATGTACGAGTATCATCGCTCGTCGTCGACCAGTCGGGGGCCCGGTGCCTCCCTCGCGTACACGTTCACCGGTTCCGGGATCGACGTCATGGGAGTCAACGACGGCAGCGCCCGGCTCGACGTGCGGGTCGACGGCGAACTCGTCGCGACGAACCTGCCGACCAGGTCCGTCACCAACTTCCAGCAGACCGTGGCCGTGCGAGGACTGCCGTGGGGTCGGCACACTGTGACCTTTGAGGTGATCGCCGGGACGCTGGTGGTCGACTCGGTCGGTGTCCTGGGGACGCCGGCAACCGAGCCGGCGTCGAGCGATGCTGTCAGCCAGGCGTTGGCGGTAGCCTCGCGGATCGAGCGGACCGAGGACTTCACCGACCGGGACTGGGCGCTGCTGCAGTCCACCATCGCGATGGCCGGTCGTGCGGTGGCTGACCCGGCGGGTTATCGGCTCGACGGGGAGGGCGCCCGGCAGATCGTCTCCCGGCTTCAGGCGGCCAGCTACCCGCTGGCCAATCGGGTGGCCGCGCTGCCGCAGGTCTGGCGGGCGACCTTCCTCGGCCAGGTGCCGGGCGACCTGCCGGCGACGCTGCCCGCCGCGCTCACCGACGGCACCACCCGGGATCTCGCGGTGACCTGGGATCTCGACGGACTCGACGTCAGCCAGGCGTGGACGACGGTCGCCGTCCGGGGCAGCCACGGTGGTGCCACCACGACCGCCTGGGTCGAGGTCGTGCCGCCAGGGCTGAGGTACTTCGCGGACGTCAACGGGACCGCAACCGGCACCCTGGGCTACAACTCGCCGGCCCACGCGGCGGTCGCCGAACTGCTGGGCGACGATCTGCGCAACGGCGCACCCGACCAGGTCCTCGAAGGCGATGCGACCTGGGGCCTCGGGGCGTACAACGCCGCCGGCGACCGTGACATCCGGTACAAGGGGATCGTCGCTGGTGACTACAGCAAGACGACCACCACGGGGGTGTACACGGCCAACCAGGTGGGGGCGATCCTCAGCTACACCTTCACCCTGCCGGCGGGTCGCCACACGATCGTGGCGGGCAGCCACTCCTGGTGGCCCGGCAACAGTCGCGGCTACGACGTGTTCCTGGACTATGACGGTGCCGCGCACCAGGTCGGAGCGCAGGTCACCCTCGACACCGCCACGCCGTCGAGGGTGTTGAGCTACGACATCGACCTGGCCGCGGCCGGACCGGTGACCATCCGGCTGCGGGCGACCAACAACCAGTCGCCGATGCTGTCGTGGGCCGCTGCGGTCGAGGGGGTCTACTCCGTGTCGTACGACGTCAACGGCGGCATCGGCACGGCACCCGAGGCGCGCAATGGTTTGTTGCGGACCGATGCTGGTCTGGACGCGCCGGGCACCGGTCTGCGCAGGCCCGCGTTCGAGTTCGCCGGTTGGAACACTGCCGCCGACGGCAGCGGCACCACGGTGACCGCCGCGACCGAGGTGTCGGCCCTGGCCCAAACCGCGGCGACGCTGTACGCCCATTGGACGCCGGTGGTACCCACCTGGGAGCCGTCGCAGGTTTACACCGAGGGTGATCTCGTGTACCACGCCGGCCGTGCGTACCAGGCCCAGTGGTGGACGAGGAACCAGGTACCGGGTGCCACGCAGCGGGGTGCCTGGGCCGAGCTCGGTGCCTACCAGCACTGCGGCAGCGATTTCTACCCGGAGTGGACGTCGTCGTGGATCTACACCGGCGGCGAGACCGTCGAGCATGACGGGCAGCTGTGGACCGCACAGTGGTGGACGCGGGACCAGCAACCTGCCGCCTCCGGGTGGGGCCCCTGGAAACGGGTTGGTGCCTGCTGA
- a CDS encoding type 1 glutamine amidotransferase domain-containing protein, producing the protein MATTLQGKRVAFLAADGVEEVEYTQPREAVEAAGAAVELVSVQPGEIRAFNHLDKSRTYPVDLTADKADPDAYDALVLPGGVANPDLLRTDPDAVGFVRAFFTAGKPVGAICHAPWTMIEAGVVRGRTITSWPSLRTDLTNAGATWVDTECQVDNGLVTSRKPDDLPAFSAKLVEEIAEGGH; encoded by the coding sequence ATGGCGACGACACTGCAGGGCAAACGGGTCGCCTTTCTGGCCGCCGACGGGGTGGAGGAGGTCGAGTACACCCAGCCACGCGAAGCGGTCGAGGCGGCCGGTGCCGCCGTCGAACTGGTGTCGGTCCAGCCGGGCGAGATCCGGGCCTTCAACCACCTGGACAAGTCCCGGACGTACCCGGTGGACCTCACCGCGGACAAGGCGGATCCGGATGCCTACGACGCGTTGGTGCTGCCCGGCGGGGTGGCGAACCCGGACCTTCTGCGTACCGACCCGGACGCGGTCGGCTTCGTCCGGGCGTTCTTCACCGCAGGCAAGCCGGTCGGGGCGATCTGCCATGCGCCGTGGACGATGATCGAGGCCGGGGTGGTGCGGGGCCGCACCATCACCTCCTGGCCGAGTCTGCGTACCGACCTGACCAACGCCGGGGCGACCTGGGTGGACACCGAATGCCAGGTGGACAACGGTCTGGTCACCAGTCGCAAACCGGACGACCTGCCAGCGTTCAGCGCCAAGCTCGTCGAGGAGATCGCCGAAGGTGGGCACTGA
- the aceB gene encoding malate synthase A, protein MRYEILGPMADRFDEVLSAEALEFLIALDGEFAARRVALLDTRRARRARYASGQLPDFLPETEHIRTDPTWRVAPPAPGLVDRRVEITGPTDRKMTVNALNSGAKVWLADFEDATSPTWRNVIGGQLNLMDALDRRIDFTDERGKRYALGEEPATIVVRPRGWHLVEKGIVVDGRPISASLVDFGLYFFHCAHRQLDAGAGPYFYLPKLESHREARLWNDVFVLAQRRLGLPQGTIRATTLIETITAAFEMEEILYELREHSAGLNAGRWDYTFSIIKNFGQWPDFVLPDRAEVTMTVPFMRAYTELLVRTCHRRGAHAVGGMAAFIPSRDPQVNEAALGKVRADKQREAGDGFDGSWVAHPGLVPTCREVFDAVLGDRPHQVDRLREEVAVTATDLLAVDKTPGQVTAAGVRANVAVALRYVDAWLGGAGAVALWNLMEDAATAEIARCQVWQWLHHGTPLADGGCVTEDLVRSVLAGELVALVDGRDGPDRDRAEAAARIVEETALGEDLPAFFTTEAYARHLSPAGAVDRR, encoded by the coding sequence GTGAGGTACGAGATTCTCGGTCCGATGGCCGACCGGTTCGACGAGGTGCTCTCCGCCGAGGCGCTGGAGTTCCTGATCGCCCTGGACGGCGAGTTCGCCGCCCGGCGGGTGGCGCTGCTGGACACCCGCCGCGCCCGGCGGGCCCGGTACGCCTCCGGCCAGCTGCCCGACTTCCTGCCGGAGACCGAACACATCCGCACCGACCCGACCTGGCGGGTCGCCCCGCCCGCACCCGGGCTGGTCGACCGGCGGGTGGAGATCACCGGACCGACCGACCGGAAGATGACCGTCAACGCGCTGAACTCGGGCGCGAAGGTGTGGCTGGCCGACTTCGAGGACGCCACCAGCCCGACCTGGCGCAACGTGATCGGTGGGCAGCTGAACCTGATGGACGCCCTCGACCGGCGGATCGACTTCACCGACGAGCGCGGCAAGCGGTACGCCCTCGGCGAGGAGCCGGCCACGATCGTGGTCCGTCCACGCGGCTGGCACCTGGTGGAGAAGGGCATCGTGGTGGACGGGCGGCCGATCTCGGCAAGCCTGGTCGACTTCGGGCTGTACTTCTTCCACTGCGCCCACCGGCAGCTCGACGCCGGTGCCGGGCCGTACTTCTACCTGCCGAAGTTGGAGAGCCACCGCGAGGCGCGGCTGTGGAACGACGTGTTCGTCCTCGCCCAGCGCCGGCTCGGCCTGCCGCAGGGCACCATCCGGGCGACCACGCTGATCGAGACGATCACCGCCGCGTTCGAGATGGAGGAGATCCTGTACGAGCTGCGGGAGCACTCGGCCGGGTTGAACGCCGGCCGGTGGGACTACACCTTCAGCATCATCAAGAACTTCGGGCAGTGGCCGGACTTCGTGCTGCCGGACCGCGCCGAGGTGACCATGACGGTGCCGTTCATGCGGGCGTACACCGAACTGCTGGTGCGGACCTGTCACCGACGCGGCGCGCATGCCGTCGGCGGGATGGCCGCCTTCATCCCCAGCCGGGACCCGCAGGTCAACGAGGCCGCGCTGGGCAAGGTGCGGGCGGACAAGCAACGCGAGGCCGGCGACGGCTTCGACGGCTCCTGGGTGGCCCACCCGGGCCTGGTGCCGACCTGCCGGGAGGTCTTCGACGCGGTGCTCGGCGACCGTCCGCACCAGGTCGACCGGTTGCGCGAGGAGGTGGCGGTGACCGCGACCGACCTGCTGGCCGTGGACAAGACGCCCGGCCAGGTGACGGCGGCCGGGGTCCGCGCCAACGTCGCGGTGGCGCTGCGGTACGTCGATGCCTGGCTGGGCGGTGCCGGCGCAGTGGCCCTGTGGAACCTGATGGAGGACGCGGCGACCGCCGAGATCGCCCGCTGTCAGGTCTGGCAGTGGCTGCACCACGGCACCCCGTTGGCCGACGGTGGATGCGTCACCGAGGACCTAGTCCGGTCGGTCCTGGCCGGGGAGCTGGTTGCGCTGGTCGACGGGCGGGACGGTCCGGACCGCGACCGCGCCGAGGCGGCGGCCCGGATCGTCGAGGAGACGGCGCTCGGCGAGGACCTGCCGGCGTTCTTCACCACCGAGGCGTACGCCCGGCACCTGTCCCCCGCCGGCGCGGTGGACCGGCGCTGA
- the aceA gene encoding isocitrate lyase has translation MHTAVETVQSAVDQLRHEWDTDPRWHGVRRSYRPADVVRLRGAITEEHTLARHGARRLWQLLHSEDHVHALGALTGNQAVQMVRAGLKAIYLSGWQVAADANLAGHTYPDQSLYPANSVPAVVRRINNALLRAAQISTAESGADGAGPDSAGPGGGDGPATDWLAPIVADAEAGFGGVLNAYELMTAMIAAGAAGVHWEDQLAAEKKCGHLGGKVLIPTGAHIRTLEAARLAADVAGVPSVVIARTDAQAATLLTTDIDERDRPFVTGERTAEGFYRVRNGIEPCIARGLAYAPHADLLWMETSTPDLEVARRYAEAIKREYPDQLLAYNCSPSFNWRKHLDDATIGKFQRELGHMGYKFQFITLAGFHALNYSMFDLARGYASDGMSAYVSLQEREFAAEPAGYTAVKHQREVGTGYFDLISTVLNPAGETTALRGSTEEEQFA, from the coding sequence ATGCACACCGCAGTGGAGACCGTGCAGAGCGCAGTGGATCAGTTGCGACACGAATGGGACACCGACCCGCGCTGGCACGGGGTGCGGCGCAGCTACCGCCCCGCCGACGTGGTGCGGCTGCGCGGCGCCATCACCGAGGAGCACACCCTGGCCCGGCACGGCGCCCGGCGGCTGTGGCAGCTGCTGCACAGCGAGGACCACGTCCACGCCCTCGGCGCGCTCACCGGCAACCAGGCGGTGCAGATGGTCCGGGCCGGGCTGAAGGCGATCTACCTGTCCGGCTGGCAGGTGGCCGCCGACGCCAACCTTGCCGGGCACACCTACCCCGACCAGAGCCTCTACCCGGCGAACTCGGTGCCGGCGGTGGTCCGCCGGATCAACAACGCGCTGCTACGGGCAGCGCAGATCAGCACCGCCGAGAGCGGTGCGGACGGCGCCGGACCCGACAGTGCCGGGCCGGGCGGCGGGGACGGCCCGGCGACCGACTGGCTGGCCCCGATCGTCGCCGACGCCGAGGCCGGCTTCGGCGGCGTGCTCAACGCGTACGAGCTGATGACCGCGATGATCGCGGCCGGCGCGGCCGGGGTGCACTGGGAGGACCAGCTGGCCGCCGAGAAGAAGTGCGGCCACCTGGGCGGCAAGGTGCTGATCCCGACCGGCGCGCACATCCGTACCCTCGAAGCCGCCCGGCTGGCCGCCGACGTGGCCGGCGTGCCGAGCGTGGTCATCGCCCGCACCGACGCGCAGGCCGCCACCCTGCTCACCACCGATATCGACGAGCGGGACCGGCCGTTCGTCACCGGCGAGCGCACCGCCGAAGGCTTCTACCGGGTGCGCAACGGTATCGAACCGTGCATCGCCCGAGGCCTGGCCTACGCGCCGCACGCCGACCTGCTGTGGATGGAGACCAGCACCCCGGACCTGGAGGTCGCCCGCCGGTACGCCGAGGCGATCAAGCGCGAGTACCCGGACCAGCTGCTGGCGTACAACTGCTCGCCGTCGTTCAACTGGCGCAAGCACCTCGACGACGCGACCATCGGCAAGTTCCAGCGGGAGCTGGGCCACATGGGGTACAAGTTCCAGTTCATCACCCTGGCCGGCTTCCACGCGCTGAACTACTCGATGTTCGACCTGGCGCGCGGCTACGCCAGTGACGGGATGAGCGCGTACGTGTCGCTGCAGGAGCGCGAGTTCGCCGCCGAACCGGCCGGCTACACGGCCGTGAAACACCAGCGGGAAGTGGGTACCGGCTACTTCGACCTGATCTCGACGGTGCTCAACCCGGCCGGCGAGACCACCGCGCTGCGCGGCTCGACCGAGGAGGAGCAGTTCGCGTGA
- a CDS encoding short-chain fatty acyl-CoA regulator family protein, with product MRAIAKTFAGARLRRMREDRGISQTELARQLNISPSYLNQIEHDSRPLTVAVLMRITEVFGVDPTSFAPHDTPRLVAGLREALGSRTGIGDLTEFASRLPEVAEAVLDLHRRYQQADEQLSELVGDRERVGHSPHDQVTEFFYRRQNYVPAVDEAAERLSDQIGIRRGEARAALRDRLAQRHGVRISRDDADSLGGELHRYRPQTRTLHLSTSLRPGQEAIRMAAQIALLEYADVIDEIIEEERFDDVQTQILTRVGLANYFAAALILPYERFLTAAETRRYDIDLLAEHFAMGWETVCHRLSTLQRPRSRGVPFSFVRVDRAGNMSKRQSATGFPFSRTGGTCPLWNVYEAFGSPGRVVTQVAAMPDGQRYLWIARTVIRHHGGYGQPGKVYAIGLGCETRHAGRLVYSAGMDLHAADAATPIGPGCKTCERMTCPQRAAPPISRRLDVDENRSTFIPYPLRD from the coding sequence GTGAGGGCGATCGCCAAGACCTTCGCCGGTGCCAGACTGCGCCGGATGCGTGAGGACCGGGGAATCAGTCAGACCGAGTTGGCCCGGCAGCTCAACATTTCACCGAGCTATCTCAACCAGATCGAGCACGATTCCCGGCCGTTGACCGTCGCGGTGCTGATGCGGATCACCGAGGTCTTCGGCGTCGACCCGACCAGCTTCGCCCCGCACGACACCCCGCGACTCGTCGCCGGGCTGCGCGAGGCGCTCGGCTCCCGCACTGGCATCGGCGACCTGACCGAGTTCGCCTCCCGGCTGCCCGAGGTGGCCGAGGCGGTGCTCGACCTGCACCGTCGTTACCAGCAGGCCGACGAGCAGCTCTCCGAGCTCGTCGGTGACCGGGAGCGGGTCGGCCACAGCCCGCACGACCAGGTCACCGAGTTTTTCTACCGGCGGCAGAACTACGTCCCGGCGGTCGACGAGGCCGCCGAGCGGCTGTCCGACCAGATCGGCATCCGCCGGGGCGAGGCGCGGGCGGCGCTGCGGGACCGGCTGGCGCAGCGACACGGCGTACGGATCTCCCGCGACGACGCCGACTCCCTCGGCGGCGAGCTGCACCGCTACCGGCCGCAGACCCGCACCCTGCACCTGTCCACCTCGCTGCGACCCGGACAGGAGGCGATCCGGATGGCCGCGCAGATCGCCCTGCTGGAGTACGCCGACGTGATCGACGAGATCATCGAGGAGGAGAGGTTCGATGACGTCCAGACCCAGATCCTCACCCGGGTCGGCCTGGCGAACTACTTCGCCGCCGCGCTGATCCTGCCGTACGAGCGGTTCCTCACCGCCGCCGAGACCCGTCGCTACGACATCGACCTGCTCGCCGAGCACTTCGCGATGGGCTGGGAAACGGTCTGCCACCGGCTGAGCACCCTGCAACGGCCCCGCTCGCGCGGGGTACCGTTCTCGTTCGTCCGGGTCGACCGGGCCGGCAACATGTCCAAGCGCCAGTCGGCGACCGGGTTCCCGTTCTCCCGTACCGGCGGCACCTGCCCACTGTGGAACGTCTACGAGGCGTTCGGCTCGCCGGGCCGGGTGGTCACCCAGGTCGCCGCGATGCCGGACGGCCAGCGCTACCTGTGGATCGCCCGGACCGTCATCCGCCACCACGGCGGCTACGGTCAACCCGGCAAGGTGTACGCGATCGGACTCGGCTGCGAGACCCGTCATGCCGGTCGGCTGGTCTACTCGGCCGGGATGGACCTGCACGCCGCCGACGCCGCCACCCCGATCGGCCCCGGCTGCAAGACCTGCGAACGGATGACCTGCCCGCAGCGGGCCGCCCCGCCGATCAGCCGGCGGCTCGACGTCGACGAGAACCGCAGCACCTTCATTCCGTACCCGCTGCGGGACTGA